A region of Etheostoma cragini isolate CJK2018 chromosome 2, CSU_Ecrag_1.0, whole genome shotgun sequence DNA encodes the following proteins:
- the LOC117957455 gene encoding trace amine-associated receptor 13c-like, whose protein sequence is MEVEDGAELCFPQFPNTSCRKPSSPWPQTLIVYVLCYSLSLNTVTLNLLIIISISHFRQLHTPTNILLLSLAVSDFLVGLVLMPGQVFKKTSCWFLGDFVCFLYNYLTCISTASSVGDIVLISVDRYVAICDHLHYNTRITMNRVKLFVFLCWIYSASYSFFFVKDDLTQPGRYNSCYGECLFVIDYFTGLIDLVLSFIVPVTVIVVLYLRIFAVAVSQARAMRSHIPAVTLQLSVTPKAKKSELKAARNLGVLVVVYLLCYCPVYCVSLAGDSLVKASSTFYVLFVFFCNSSLNPVIYAFLYPWFRKAVKLIVTLQILKPGSCETNML, encoded by the exons ATGGAGGTTGAGGACGGAGCCGAGCTCTGCTTTCCACAGTTCCCAAACACCTCCTGCAGGAAGCCCTCGTCTCCTTGGCCCCAAACACTGATTGTTTACGTTTTGTGCTACTCCCTCTCTCTGAACACTGTGACTCTCAACctgctcatcatcatctcaATCTCCCACTTCAG GCAGCTCCACACCCCAaccaacatcctcctcctctctctggctgtctcagaCTTTCTAGTGGGCCTCGTGCTGATGCCAGGAcaagttttcaaaaaaacatcctgctggtttcttggtgactttgtgtgttttctttataattatcTTACATGCATCAGTACCGCATCCTCAGTAGGTGACATAGTGCTTATATCAGTTGACCGTTATGTAGCTATTTGTGACCATCTGCATTACAACACCAGAATCACCATGAACAGAGTTaaactctttgtttttctgtgttggaTCTATTCTGCTTCCTAcagctttttctttgtgaaggaTGACCTGACTCAACCGGGGAGGTATAATTCCTGCTACGGAGAATGTTTGTTTGTCATTGACTATTTCACAGGACTAATAGACcttgttttgtcctttattGTTCCAGTTACTGTCATTGTAGTACTGTATCTAAGAATATTTGCCGTGGCTGTGTCTCAGGCTCGTGCCATGCGCTCTCACATTCCAGCTGTCACACTCCAGCTGTCAGTGActccaaaggcaaagaaatcTGAGCTGAAAGCAGCCAGGAATCTTGGTGTATTGGTAGTTGTGTACCTATTATGTTACTGTCCAGTTTACTGTGTCTCTCTTGCAGGTGACAGCTTGGTCAAAGCTTCATCTACATTCTATGTTCTCTTTGTGTTCTTTTGTAACTCTAGTCTAAACCCTGTGATCTATGCTTTCCTTTACCCCTGGTttagaaaagcagttaaactcaTAGTTACTCTTCAGATACTGAAGCCTGGCTCCTGTGAGACCAACATGCTGTAG